One part of the Acinetobacter sp. XS-4 genome encodes these proteins:
- the ybaK gene encoding Cys-tRNA(Pro) deacylase codes for MTPACRLLKSNKIEFSIHEYEHDSNAKSFGLEAAEKLDLDVNEVFKTLMVSDDKNYFVAILPVNHQLNLKKVATAFGCKKLQMANPKDAERLTGYLVGGISPLGQKKRLKTVIDASAQNFSKIYVSGGKRGLDIGLNPKDLAQLLNAQFVDVLDQ; via the coding sequence ATGACTCCTGCATGTAGATTGTTAAAAAGTAATAAAATCGAATTTTCTATTCACGAATATGAACATGATTCAAATGCCAAAAGTTTTGGATTAGAAGCAGCCGAAAAATTAGATTTAGATGTAAACGAAGTATTCAAAACTCTAATGGTAAGTGACGATAAAAATTATTTCGTTGCGATCTTGCCTGTTAATCACCAATTAAATTTAAAAAAAGTAGCTACGGCGTTTGGATGTAAAAAATTACAGATGGCTAATCCTAAAGATGCCGAACGTTTAACAGGGTATTTAGTAGGAGGAATTAGCCCTTTAGGCCAAAAGAAACGTTTAAAAACTGTCATTGATGCATCGGCTCAAAACTTTAGTAAAATTTATGTAAGTGGCGGAAAAAGAGGGCTTGATATTGGTTTAAATCCTAAAGATTTAGCTCAGCTTTTAAATGCCCAATTTGTTGATGTACTTGATCAATAA
- a CDS encoding AarF/ABC1/UbiB kinase family protein: MSNQKDKLKSLKTSSMDRRLSIAKASLLAGTRWATASASSLFSNEEEKEKKRKKAMSEQANYLVSEIGKLKGSIVKIGQMMALYGEHFLPEEITQALNTLNNQTVALDWPAIKPHLQEQLGAKLNDLTIDHEPIGTASLAQVHRATRKSDGLELVLKIQYPGVANAIDSDMSLFKNMLKLTRMVPQTREFDQWFDEVREMMHREVDYDVEAATTRRFGARLKDDERYIVPTIVDEYCTNQVLCMTFERGVPINSPVMLSLPQERRNQLGEASLEIAVREIFEWGEMQTDPNFGNYLVRLGNGQDIQDKIVLLDFGAIRQFNEHLLSVARNLIQAGYQHDKNAMVQAMTGYEFFEAMPESIKPGMADVFLIATEAFSTPANNPDMPAGLMDEHERYDWKKSQLHSRVMQQASKSMASRYFSVPPKEFMFISRKFIGAYTFMTVIDAKTNVRRMIRNFA; this comes from the coding sequence ATGTCAAATCAGAAAGATAAGCTTAAGAGTTTAAAAACTTCTTCCATGGATCGACGCTTATCAATCGCGAAAGCTTCTTTACTTGCAGGAACACGTTGGGCAACTGCAAGTGCCTCTTCTTTATTTTCTAATGAAGAAGAAAAAGAAAAGAAACGCAAAAAAGCGATGAGCGAACAAGCTAATTATCTGGTTTCTGAAATAGGTAAACTTAAGGGTTCTATTGTTAAAATTGGCCAAATGATGGCTCTTTATGGTGAACACTTTTTACCAGAAGAGATTACACAAGCATTAAATACTCTAAATAACCAAACCGTTGCCTTAGATTGGCCTGCAATTAAGCCGCATTTACAAGAGCAACTGGGTGCTAAGTTAAATGATTTAACGATTGATCATGAGCCAATTGGCACCGCCTCTCTCGCTCAAGTACACCGTGCAACGCGTAAATCAGATGGCTTAGAGTTAGTCTTAAAAATTCAATATCCTGGCGTTGCAAATGCAATTGACTCAGATATGAGCTTGTTTAAAAACATGCTTAAACTGACACGTATGGTGCCACAAACCCGCGAATTTGATCAGTGGTTTGATGAAGTACGTGAAATGATGCATCGCGAAGTTGACTATGATGTTGAAGCTGCCACTACCCGTCGCTTCGGTGCACGCTTAAAAGATGACGAGCGTTATATCGTTCCGACAATTGTAGATGAATACTGTACCAATCAAGTGCTCTGCATGACTTTCGAACGCGGTGTTCCAATCAATAGCCCTGTGATGTTGTCTTTGCCTCAGGAGCGTCGTAATCAGCTTGGCGAAGCTTCACTCGAAATTGCAGTTCGTGAAATTTTTGAATGGGGCGAAATGCAAACCGATCCTAACTTTGGTAATTACCTTGTTCGTTTAGGTAATGGCCAAGATATTCAAGATAAGATTGTATTATTAGATTTTGGTGCTATCCGTCAGTTTAATGAACACTTGTTATCAGTTGCACGTAATTTAATTCAGGCTGGTTATCAGCATGATAAAAATGCGATGGTACAAGCAATGACTGGATATGAGTTTTTTGAAGCAATGCCTGAAAGTATAAAACCAGGCATGGCCGATGTCTTTTTAATCGCGACAGAAGCATTTAGTACCCCTGCAAATAATCCAGATATGCCAGCTGGCCTTATGGATGAACATGAACGCTATGACTGGAAGAAAAGTCAGTTACATAGCCGTGTTATGCAGCAAGCAAGTAAATCGATGGCATCACGTTATTTCTCAGTTCCTCCAAAAGAATTTATGTTTATTAGCCGTAAATTTATTGGGGCCTATACATTTATGACGGTTATTGATGCAAAAACAAATGTGCGACGTATGATTCGTAACTTTGCTTAA
- a CDS encoding acyl-CoA dehydrogenase family protein gives MINKAQGLGLSLITRLAGSDVLDQLKLRKFVEKSLYQGSKAGFKALSQTQKAFKPKQISQQRLPRQQKNLFDLSLTEEQQMTSDAMSQFAQEVLLGLAHEADQNAQFPESLWQYVEDLGLNYYALPEALGGVAAEQNIVSNLLIAEKLAEGDFSLTAGLLSTFSVINAITRWGSAEVQSMYLSCFAEDSDITATFAVQEATPAFNPYTLKTKASLENDQFFIDGEKTLVILGDLADVFLVSADFNGKPDVFVVQCNETISIKNTPAMGLKATETATLRFNHSPALRLGATDFDYTAFLDLGNLMWCAMAVGTCEAVKAYCIKYANERTAFGEPISHRQSVAFIIADMAIEIDAMRMLVLNAASLAESGKPFHREAYLAQLLCAEKSMKIGTDGVQILGGHGFTKEHPVERWYRDLRATAILQSGLHA, from the coding sequence ATGATCAATAAAGCTCAGGGTTTGGGTTTATCGCTAATTACCAGATTGGCTGGAAGCGATGTACTTGATCAACTCAAGTTGCGTAAATTTGTTGAAAAATCTCTTTATCAAGGTTCAAAAGCTGGTTTTAAAGCATTAAGCCAGACTCAAAAAGCATTTAAACCAAAACAAATCTCCCAACAGCGATTACCTCGCCAACAAAAAAATCTATTTGATTTGAGCCTAACTGAAGAACAACAAATGACTTCTGACGCAATGTCTCAATTTGCTCAAGAGGTTTTATTAGGGTTAGCACATGAAGCTGACCAGAATGCTCAGTTTCCAGAAAGCCTTTGGCAATATGTTGAGGATCTAGGTCTTAACTACTATGCACTTCCAGAGGCATTAGGCGGTGTTGCAGCCGAACAAAATATTGTAAGTAATCTATTAATAGCTGAAAAACTAGCTGAAGGTGATTTTAGCCTTACAGCAGGATTACTCAGTACATTTAGCGTCATTAATGCTATTACCCGTTGGGGTTCTGCTGAAGTTCAGTCGATGTACCTATCATGTTTTGCAGAAGACTCAGACATTACAGCAACCTTTGCAGTTCAAGAAGCAACTCCGGCATTTAATCCTTATACTTTAAAAACCAAAGCATCACTTGAAAATGATCAATTTTTTATTGATGGTGAAAAAACATTAGTGATTTTAGGTGATTTAGCTGATGTATTTTTAGTCAGCGCAGACTTTAACGGTAAGCCAGACGTATTTGTCGTGCAGTGTAATGAAACAATTTCAATTAAAAACACTCCGGCCATGGGTCTTAAAGCCACAGAAACTGCAACTCTTCGCTTTAATCACTCTCCTGCTCTACGCTTAGGTGCAACAGACTTTGATTACACAGCTTTCTTAGATTTGGGCAATTTAATGTGGTGTGCAATGGCTGTAGGTACTTGTGAAGCTGTAAAAGCTTACTGTATCAAATATGCCAATGAACGAACTGCATTCGGTGAGCCCATTTCTCATCGCCAAAGTGTCGCTTTCATAATTGCAGATATGGCTATTGAAATTGATGCAATGCGTATGCTGGTTTTAAACGCAGCAAGCCTTGCAGAATCAGGCAAGCCATTCCATCGTGAAGCTTATCTAGCCCAACTACTTTGTGCTGAAAAATCGATGAAAATTGGTACAGATGGTGTGCAAATTCTTGGTGGGCATGGTTTCACAAAAGAACATCCTGTTGAACGCTGGTACCGTGATTTACGGGCTACTGCAATTTTACAATCTGGCTTACATGCTTAA
- a CDS encoding acyl-CoA dehydrogenase family protein, with the protein MNLQNPKKFKMMIDQAHDVAINVLRPISRKYDKAEHAYPKELDMLASLIDGMNEGGEGINAGAAGAGKRGETDSEGIRNGTNMSTALGIIEMCYGDTGLLLSMPRQGLGNSAIAAVANDEQLERFKGTWAAMAITEPGCGSDSAAIRTTAAKDGNDYILNGEKIFVTSGERADSVVVWATLDRKLGRAAIKSFVVPKGTPGMKVERLEHKLGIKASDTAVISFIDCRVPAENLLGNAEVDVAKGFAGVMETFDNTRPLVAAMAIGCAKASLERIKEIFKDQLDPNYSTPYLHASNLAAQIYRMEAEWEAARLLMLKATWMADNKKPNSKEASIAKAKAGRVGNEITLKCVELAASVGYNEDELLEKWARDSKILDIFEGTQQIQQLIIARRELGKSSSELK; encoded by the coding sequence ATGAATTTACAAAATCCTAAAAAATTCAAAATGATGATTGATCAAGCACATGATGTTGCGATCAATGTTTTACGCCCTATTTCTCGTAAATATGATAAAGCTGAGCATGCTTATCCCAAAGAGCTAGATATGCTCGCTTCTCTGATTGATGGCATGAATGAAGGTGGCGAAGGTATTAATGCTGGAGCTGCAGGTGCTGGAAAGCGCGGTGAGACAGACAGTGAAGGTATTCGTAACGGAACTAACATGTCGACCGCTCTTGGAATTATTGAGATGTGTTATGGAGATACTGGCTTATTGCTGAGTATGCCGCGTCAGGGGCTTGGGAACTCAGCAATCGCTGCTGTGGCAAATGATGAGCAATTAGAGCGGTTCAAAGGAACATGGGCAGCAATGGCAATTACTGAGCCAGGATGCGGCTCTGACTCTGCTGCTATCCGCACCACTGCAGCCAAAGATGGCAATGACTATATTTTAAATGGTGAAAAGATTTTTGTGACCTCTGGCGAACGTGCAGATTCTGTCGTTGTTTGGGCCACTCTCGATCGTAAACTTGGACGTGCAGCTATTAAGTCATTTGTGGTACCTAAAGGTACACCAGGAATGAAAGTTGAACGTCTCGAACATAAACTGGGAATTAAAGCTTCAGATACGGCAGTAATTAGTTTTATTGATTGTCGTGTGCCAGCCGAAAACCTTTTAGGTAATGCCGAAGTAGATGTCGCTAAAGGTTTTGCTGGAGTAATGGAAACTTTTGACAATACTCGCCCCTTAGTTGCAGCAATGGCAATCGGTTGTGCTAAAGCTTCACTAGAACGCATTAAAGAGATTTTTAAAGATCAACTCGATCCTAATTATTCTACGCCCTACCTACATGCTTCTAACCTTGCAGCTCAAATCTACCGTATGGAAGCTGAGTGGGAAGCTGCTCGCCTACTCATGTTAAAAGCAACGTGGATGGCAGATAACAAAAAACCTAACTCTAAGGAAGCTTCTATTGCAAAAGCCAAAGCAGGTCGTGTGGGTAATGAGATCACTTTAAAATGTGTCGAATTGGCAGCAAGTGTTGGCTATAACGAAGATGAATTACTTGAAAAATGGGCACGTGACTCAAAAATTCTTGATATTTTTGAAGGTACTCAGCAAATCCAGCAATTGATCATTGCCCGCCGAGAACTGGGTAAATCTTCTAGCGAACTAAAATAA
- a CDS encoding alkane 1-monooxygenase, with amino-acid sequence MNAPVNVQQELMPVPASMREIDRKRFLWMISPALPAIGLAILAGYQFGPRPLKKVFALGGPLLLHVVIPAIDTIIGKDARNPTDEEIKLLEKDPYYSRLVKSFIPLQYAANVYACYLTSRKTTSFIDKILLGISMGAINGIAINTAHELSHKHDRIDHILSHLALVPTGYNHFRIEHPYGHHKRAATPEDPASSRMGETFYEFWPRTVIGSFKSAIEIEKNRLKRKGKEFWSSDNELLQGWGMTAAFHGSMVGIFGKSTIPYLATQAFYGISLFEIINYIEHYGLLRQKKENGQYERTMPEHSWNNNNVVTNLFLYQLQRHSDHHAYPTRPFQALRHFDEAPELPSGYASMLLPALIPSLWFKIMDKRVFDHYKGDLNKANISSKRRAKIFKKFGVVDKALESTASE; translated from the coding sequence ATGAATGCACCAGTAAATGTTCAGCAAGAACTTATGCCAGTGCCTGCGTCTATGCGTGAAATAGATCGCAAACGCTTTTTATGGATGATTAGTCCTGCTTTACCTGCTATCGGTTTAGCTATTTTAGCTGGTTATCAGTTTGGTCCACGTCCTTTGAAAAAAGTCTTCGCATTAGGTGGCCCACTTTTATTACATGTCGTGATTCCTGCAATTGATACTATTATTGGGAAAGATGCTCGAAATCCGACAGATGAAGAAATTAAGCTTTTAGAAAAAGATCCATATTATTCACGTCTTGTGAAGAGCTTTATTCCTCTACAGTATGCAGCAAATGTTTATGCATGTTATTTAACAAGTCGTAAAACGACATCTTTTATTGATAAGATTTTACTTGGTATCTCAATGGGTGCAATTAATGGTATTGCGATTAATACAGCCCATGAGTTAAGTCATAAGCATGACCGGATAGACCATATTTTGTCTCATCTAGCTTTAGTTCCTACAGGTTATAATCATTTCCGTATTGAGCATCCTTACGGTCATCATAAGCGTGCAGCAACACCAGAAGATCCAGCTTCATCACGTATGGGTGAAACATTCTATGAGTTTTGGCCACGTACTGTTATTGGTTCTTTTAAATCCGCAATAGAAATTGAAAAAAACCGTTTAAAACGTAAAGGTAAAGAATTCTGGTCTTCAGATAATGAATTATTACAAGGCTGGGGAATGACTGCTGCTTTTCATGGTTCTATGGTTGGAATCTTTGGCAAAAGCACAATTCCATATTTAGCAACGCAAGCTTTTTATGGCATTAGTCTTTTTGAAATTATTAACTATATTGAGCATTATGGTTTATTACGTCAGAAAAAAGAAAATGGTCAATATGAACGTACAATGCCAGAGCATAGCTGGAACAATAATAACGTAGTAACAAACTTGTTCTTGTACCAGTTGCAACGTCATTCAGACCATCATGCGTATCCGACTCGTCCATTCCAAGCATTACGTCATTTTGACGAGGCGCCTGAGCTACCAAGCGGTTATGCAAGTATGTTATTACCAGCATTAATCCCTTCATTGTGGTTTAAAATAATGGATAAGCGAGTTTTTGATCATTATAAAGGTGATTTAAACAAAGCAAATATTTCGTCAAAAAGACGTGCAAAAATCTTTAAGAAATTTGGTGTAGTTGATAAAGCGCTAGAGAGTACAGCTAGCGAATAA
- a CDS encoding AraC family transcriptional regulator, which yields MIDHLNMDALSKFFDDIHLNKSEYIYLKAQGEWAFKTQDQSALLAYIVLTGSVYIQLNTSEKITATAGDIILIPSGKAHSATDSKSTASKLVDSLDITSLFNGHRQDAIEFGTSSPDNTLLLCLRCQIDTHMAGPLINALPSIMHIQHENQTTPPEWLQIGLYFLAIETQKIRPGHDKIIDHLVSILLIECIRDHIQQMTDQQNWLSALTHPELSNALSAIHSQPEVTWTVESLAEQCCMSRSKFANLFSSIIGEPPLTYLQHYRFRLASQYLRTSNLSIQQISNKVGYSSETAFSQAFKRIFDLSPKQYRQQYIGHSLD from the coding sequence ATGATTGATCATTTAAATATGGATGCACTAAGTAAATTTTTTGATGATATTCACCTAAATAAGTCTGAATACATCTATTTAAAAGCGCAAGGAGAATGGGCTTTTAAAACACAAGATCAATCTGCTCTACTTGCTTATATTGTTTTAACTGGTTCAGTATATATTCAACTTAACACTTCAGAAAAAATAACTGCGACTGCTGGTGACATTATTTTAATTCCTTCGGGAAAAGCACATAGTGCGACTGACTCAAAATCAACAGCGAGTAAGTTGGTAGATTCTTTAGATATAACATCACTTTTTAACGGTCATAGACAAGATGCCATCGAATTTGGTACTTCATCTCCAGATAATACATTATTGCTATGTTTACGCTGCCAAATCGATACTCATATGGCTGGACCACTCATTAATGCCCTGCCATCCATTATGCATATTCAGCATGAAAATCAAACCACTCCACCCGAATGGCTACAAATTGGACTTTATTTTCTAGCTATCGAAACTCAAAAAATCAGGCCGGGTCACGACAAAATTATTGATCATTTAGTCAGTATTTTGCTCATTGAATGCATTCGCGATCATATTCAACAGATGACAGACCAACAAAACTGGTTAAGTGCCTTAACTCATCCTGAATTAAGCAATGCACTATCTGCTATTCATAGCCAACCAGAAGTCACATGGACAGTTGAATCTTTAGCTGAACAATGCTGTATGTCACGTTCTAAATTTGCAAACTTATTTAGCAGTATTATTGGTGAACCACCTCTAACTTATTTACAGCATTATCGTTTCCGTTTAGCCAGTCAGTATTTACGCACAAGTAACTTATCAATTCAGCAAATATCAAATAAGGTTGGCTATTCATCCGAAACAGCGTTTAGTCAGGCATTTAAACGAATTTTTGATTTATCTCCTAAACAATATAGACAGCAATATATTGGTCACAGCTTAGATTAA
- a CDS encoding SurA N-terminal domain-containing protein, which produces MESFRTVIKGWLGKVLLILFLTPLALVGIEGYFNRGNKADVAKTVNGQEISKKDLETLTQSYKQQYLAAVKGDESLLNLPVIQAKALDILVSRNLLIQQAEKLGISLSDSQIEQMLAQQPSLQENGQFSQKLYENYLRSVGLTSQGLISSLRQDHALKMLTSTFSDYSLVSKVDLMQIANLQTEQRTLHLASIKLDGYKTGLTASNQEATDYYNKHQNEFKQQASVDVDYVVLSPSMMARPAPATEAELQQAYSKFVETQKKDAKRTVKHILITTDARDDAAAQKLAKEVYAKIQGGLTFAQAASQFSEDPSSKAKGGLVEAYAPGVFSDAFDKTVVSLKNGQISQPVKTQYGYHIIEAETQASQIPSFEAEKARLVAEVEKNKVANVYSDSVNSLNEMVVGNDSLEGIVQEVKSTKVESLNGVTLATQNPYLSDPNVKIKLFNDDVKNGDRNASSNIQLANGDTVWVKVRDYHAAGVKPLAQAMNEAKAKVIDEKARKAVQAKIATMLTEFKTQPADQVVAKNKVAFESAGVFSRSQGLKREIERAAFSVATPKLGMWSVTTANLPNELVVVAVSNVNSSAANAIPADQLQQLKQLYRQSRGQQILEDYSQYLKSHAKIK; this is translated from the coding sequence ATGGAATCGTTTCGTACAGTCATTAAGGGTTGGCTCGGCAAAGTCCTTCTAATTTTGTTTTTGACCCCTTTAGCACTTGTAGGTATTGAAGGATATTTTAATAGGGGAAACAAGGCTGATGTTGCAAAAACAGTAAATGGCCAAGAAATATCTAAGAAAGACCTCGAAACTTTAACTCAGTCTTACAAACAACAATATTTAGCTGCTGTTAAAGGTGATGAGAGTTTACTTAATTTGCCTGTTATTCAGGCTAAGGCACTCGACATTTTGGTGTCACGTAATTTATTAATTCAACAAGCTGAAAAATTAGGTATTTCACTAAGTGATAGTCAAATTGAGCAAATGTTAGCTCAGCAGCCTAGTTTGCAAGAAAATGGACAGTTCTCGCAAAAACTCTATGAAAATTATTTACGTTCTGTTGGTCTAACAAGTCAGGGCTTAATATCTAGCCTTCGTCAAGATCATGCTTTAAAAATGCTAACTTCAACTTTTTCTGATTATTCTTTGGTAAGTAAAGTTGATTTAATGCAAATTGCGAATTTGCAAACTGAACAACGTACGTTGCATTTGGCTAGTATTAAATTAGATGGCTATAAAACAGGTTTAACTGCATCTAATCAAGAAGCCACAGATTATTACAACAAACACCAAAATGAATTTAAACAACAGGCTTCTGTTGACGTTGATTATGTTGTTCTGTCTCCATCAATGATGGCTAGACCAGCTCCTGCAACTGAAGCTGAACTTCAGCAAGCATATAGCAAGTTCGTTGAAACTCAGAAAAAAGATGCTAAACGTACTGTGAAGCATATTTTAATTACTACTGATGCTCGTGATGATGCTGCGGCTCAAAAACTTGCTAAAGAAGTATATGCAAAAATTCAAGGCGGTCTTACATTTGCACAAGCTGCATCTCAGTTCTCTGAAGATCCAAGTTCGAAAGCAAAAGGTGGTTTAGTTGAAGCATATGCACCAGGTGTTTTTTCCGATGCGTTTGATAAAACTGTAGTAAGCCTAAAAAATGGACAAATTTCACAGCCAGTAAAAACTCAATATGGTTATCATATTATTGAGGCAGAAACTCAAGCTAGTCAGATCCCTTCATTTGAAGCTGAAAAAGCTCGTTTAGTAGCAGAAGTTGAGAAGAATAAAGTTGCTAATGTTTATTCTGACTCGGTAAATAGCTTAAATGAAATGGTCGTGGGTAATGATTCTTTAGAAGGCATTGTACAAGAAGTAAAGAGTACAAAAGTTGAATCATTAAATGGCGTAACTTTAGCTACACAAAATCCATATTTAAGTGATCCAAACGTTAAAATTAAATTGTTTAATGATGACGTGAAAAATGGTGACCGTAATGCATCGTCTAATATTCAGTTAGCGAATGGTGATACGGTATGGGTTAAAGTACGTGATTATCATGCTGCTGGTGTAAAACCTTTAGCACAAGCGATGAATGAAGCAAAAGCAAAAGTTATCGATGAAAAAGCGCGTAAAGCTGTTCAAGCAAAAATTGCTACTATGCTGACTGAATTTAAAACTCAACCAGCAGATCAAGTGGTTGCTAAAAATAAAGTAGCATTTGAATCGGCTGGCGTATTTAGTCGTTCACAAGGATTAAAGCGTGAAATTGAGCGTGCAGCATTTAGTGTAGCTACACCTAAGCTAGGTATGTGGTCTGTTACAACAGCGAATTTACCAAACGAGCTGGTTGTTGTTGCGGTTTCAAATGTAAATTCATCTGCTGCAAATGCTATTCCTGCTGACCAGTTACAGCAATTAAAGCAACTTTATCGTCAATCACGTGGTCAACAAATATTGGAAGATTACAGTCAATATTTAAAATCGCATGCGAAAATTAAATAA
- a CDS encoding HU family DNA-binding protein — MNKSELIDAIAEKGGVSKTDAGKALDATIASITEALKKGDTVTLVGFGTFSVKERAARTGRNPKTGEELQIKATKVPSFKAGKGLKDSVA; from the coding sequence ATGAATAAATCAGAATTAATCGATGCAATTGCTGAAAAAGGGGGAGTATCTAAGACTGATGCAGGCAAGGCACTCGATGCGACAATTGCGTCAATTACTGAAGCACTTAAAAAAGGTGACACAGTAACTTTAGTTGGTTTTGGTACTTTCAGTGTTAAAGAACGTGCTGCACGTACTGGTCGTAACCCTAAAACTGGTGAAGAGCTTCAAATTAAAGCAACAAAAGTACCTAGCTTCAAAGCTGGTAAAGGTCTTAAAGATTCAGTAGCTTAA
- a CDS encoding phasin family protein has protein sequence MDNANIDTPTEESEEKNKLKSRSSRKSALDFRKYTKQIWLAGLGAFSRAEEEGNKLFDSLVKVGEELESKTGDLADNAVGKVTEKAKESVSETKDKVEKILDTSVNHSLNRIGLVTPKDLQHIEQLLVQLHIKVDALIEENQQLKEKLNKK, from the coding sequence ATGGATAATGCAAATATAGATACCCCGACAGAAGAGTCAGAAGAAAAAAATAAATTAAAATCAAGAAGTTCAAGAAAATCGGCTTTGGATTTTAGAAAGTATACTAAGCAAATTTGGTTAGCTGGGCTAGGGGCTTTTTCACGTGCAGAAGAAGAGGGTAATAAGCTATTTGACTCTTTGGTCAAGGTAGGTGAAGAGCTAGAGTCTAAAACTGGCGACTTGGCAGATAACGCTGTAGGTAAGGTCACAGAAAAAGCAAAAGAATCTGTATCTGAGACAAAAGATAAAGTAGAAAAAATTCTTGATACCAGCGTTAACCATTCTTTAAACCGAATTGGGTTGGTGACTCCGAAGGATTTACAGCACATTGAACAGCTCTTGGTACAGCTTCATATTAAGGTGGATGCTTTAATAGAAGAAAACCAGCAGTTGAAAGAAAAATTGAATAAAAAGTAA
- a CDS encoding Rrf2 family transcriptional regulator, with amino-acid sequence MRLTTRGRYAVTALLDLALQPTEQTITLAEIAARQSISVAYLEQLFAKLKRHGLVSSVRGANGGYHLARNAHEITVLEIIEAVNETVDATRCDHKGNCQNGAMCLTHDLWQELSHHIADYLAKISLADLISRDNVQTVALRQNVTGIDSALLSGTGI; translated from the coding sequence ATGCGCCTTACAACTCGCGGTCGCTACGCAGTGACTGCTCTACTTGATTTAGCTTTGCAGCCAACTGAACAAACGATCACGCTCGCCGAAATTGCCGCTCGCCAATCCATTTCAGTTGCTTATTTAGAACAGTTATTCGCAAAACTTAAGCGTCATGGCTTAGTTTCTAGTGTTCGTGGTGCAAATGGTGGTTATCATTTGGCTCGAAATGCTCATGAAATTACCGTGTTAGAAATTATTGAAGCTGTAAATGAAACTGTTGATGCAACACGTTGTGACCATAAAGGTAACTGCCAAAATGGTGCAATGTGTCTCACACACGATTTATGGCAAGAACTCTCTCATCATATTGCCGACTATTTAGCAAAAATCTCTCTTGCCGACCTCATTAGCCGAGACAACGTTCAAACTGTTGCATTACGCCAAAATGTGACTGGCATAGATTCAGCTCTTTTATCGGGTACAGGTATTTGA